The Phycisphaeraceae bacterium genome contains the following window.
GAGATCGATGAGGTGTCGCCATCGGGTCGGCCTGGGACATATGTGGTGGTGGACGATCGGCACGGGCGATATCGGTTCCTTGCGGACGATCTGCGTGTGGCGATGAACGACGGGCGGCCGATGCCCTTGAGTGCTGCGGATCGATTGCCGAGCAATGACTTCGAGGTTGAGGTGCTGGGGGACCGGGTGACGATTCGAGGCCGTGGATTCGGGCACGGGGTGGGTTTGTGTCAGTACTGCGCGGCGCAGTGGGCGCGCGAGGGCTACTCGGCGCTAGACATGCTCGGCGCATTTTTCGCTGGGGCGAGGCTTGGGCGGGTTGAGGACGTGCGCTGATGTGAGATCAGTAAGTGTTGTGTTTGCGGAGGAAGGCGGGGGCTTTGGGGTCGAAGTCTGCGAGCGCGGCGGCGATGCGCTCGGCGGCGTGGCCATCGCCGAAGGGATGAGAGAGATCTGCCCGCGGGAGAGCACGGGCGCGTGCGAGCGCGGCTCGGATGGTCGGTGCGTGCTCGTCGGGCACGTCGATGACGTTTGCGGGCCTTTCGCGACCGGCTTGGCGATGGCCGATGTTGACGACCGGGCAGCGGAGTGCGGCGGCTTCGATGAGTCCTGCCGAACTGTTGCCGACGAGCAGGGCGCCGGAGGCTGCGAGGCGTTTGAGCATGGCGAGAAAGTGCGGGCGGGAAATGTGCTCGGCGAAAGTTGCTGGGTGCGTGTCTTCGCGGATGGCGTGCATGATGCCGTCGCGTCCGGGATCATGATTGGGGTGCAGGACGAGGAGGCGTTCGTCGGCGAGGCTTTGGAGGATGGAGCGCATGGCGGCGGCTTCGGCGTCGTTGCTGCGGCCGATCGGGTGGAAGATGAGCACGGCGGTGGGATTGCCGAGTTGGAGCCAGTGCGCATCGTCGAGGGGTTCAATAGCTTCGAGGCCATCGATGGCAGGTGAGCCGACGGTGAGAACGTGTTGCGGCTTTTCGCCCATGCGAATGAGGCGCTGGGCAGAGGATTCGGTCGCGGCGAGGTGAAGGTGTGCAAGTTTGGAGATGCTGTGTCGCATGGCTTCGTCGGCGACGCCTTCGGCGCGGTCTCCGCCATGGATATGGGCCAGCGCGATGCCTGCAATGGAAGCGGCGGCGGCTGCGGCGAAGGCTTCGATGCGATCGCCGAGCACTACGACCCAGTCGGGCGCGAGCGATTCGAAACTGCGCGCAAAGCGAGAGATGCCCTTGCCGACTGCGGCGACATCGGCAAAGCGCCCGGTGGCGCCGGCGACCTGCATGGGAATGGAGTCGGCGACAGGGAAGAGCGCCTTGACGTCGCGGAAGGTGAGTGCGGGTGCGATGAGATGTGACCCGGCCGCGATGACGAGGCGATCGAGCGCGGGATGCTGCTCGATGGCGTGGATGACTGGGACGAGGAGGCCGAAGTCGGCTCTGGAGCCCGTGACGATGACGACGCGGCGGGTTGCGGGCGCTGCTGAAGACATGAGGTGTTGTAGGTCATCCGGCGGAACGTTGCGGGCTCTCGATGAGGTGGGCGAGTTCGATGAGGCTGCCGGGGTTGAGGGAGATGGTGAGGGCGTGGCCGAGGATCTGTTCGAGCATCCAGGGCTCAAGCCCGCCGCCGGGGCGTTTGAAGGTGAGATCGTCGCGCGTGATGGGGCGGCCTGCGGGGATGGTGCGCGCGGCCACGATGGACTGGCGCGAGACGGCGCGAACATCGCGTTCGCAGGGGAGAACTTGTTTTGAGACGGGGCCGAGCATGGCGTGGGCGCGGCGGGCCTGTGCGACGTACTGGGCAAAGGGTGCGGGCTCGAGGGAGGCGGCGTGATCTGGCCCGAGGGCGTGACGATCGAGCGTGAGATGCTTTTCGAGAATGGTGGCGCCGGTTGCGACAGCGAGGGCTCCGGTTTCGACGAGCGTGGTGTGGTCGCTGTAGCCGACGGGGCCATCGAACATGGAGCCGAGTGCTGCGATGGCACCGAGGGAGGCATGTTCGGGTGCAACGGGATAGGCGCTCATGCAATGAAGAATGGCGAGGCGGTGTTGTATGGCACTGAGCCAGATAAGAGCGCGGGCGACTTCCTGCGCGGTCGCGGCTCCGGTGCTGACGATGAGAGGGCGGCCAAGATCGGCAAGAGCGCGGAGAAGCGGGCGATGGATGATGTCGGGGCTTGCGGTTTTGAAGGCGTCCCACGGCAGGGTGGCGGCTGTGGGGACGAGTTCGGTGCTGAAGACGGTGACAATGGCGTGCAGGCTGTGGGCGTGAGCGTGGGCGACGATCCGGCTCATGGCTTCGATAGGAAGTTCGAGCCGCCTGAGCATGGCAAATGCATCGCGTTCTCGCGCGTGTGTCTGATATTGTGCGAGGGGCGCGCCGCGGGACATGAGCAGATCGGCAGAGAAGAACTGAAGTTTGACGGCGTCTGCGCCGGTGTTGGCTGCGGCTTCGACGAGCGCGATGGCTTTGTCGATTGAGCCGTCGTGATTGACGCCGATCTCGGCGATGATGTATGGCTCGAGGTCGAGTGCGATGCGACGACCGGCGATGTTCATGCGACGCTCCTGCGGGCTGCTTCGAGGATAACGGATGCGAGTTGAAGGTCGATTTCGGTGTCGATGTCGATGACGCTGTTGGGCGGGTTGATGATGGCACGGCGGTCGCGGCCGAGGAAGGCGTGTGGCCCGGGCATGACATCGAGGATTCGGAGTTCGAGCGCGTCGCGGCGGAGCGCGATGATGCCGCCATCGGGCATGTATGCGGGCGGGAGATCCTGCCGACGAAAGACGTTGTTGTTGAGTGTGTCGCCCTGCCATGGCGTGAGGCGTTGGTGGTCGTCGATGCGAGACATCCACCATGGGTGATGGCGACCGACAGGCGCAACACTCTGGACAGAATCGCAGCCGGTGCGCTCGAGAAGAGCGAGAGCGTCGTCGATGAGGTTGGGCGGGCGGATCGGGACGTTGCCGTAGAGAATGACGATTGGGCCCGCGAGCGGATCGGAGGCGAGGGCTTCGCGGGTAGCGGCATCGATGGTTGCCGTGTCGGAGGCTTGTGCGGCAGAGCGGGTGTGCGTTTCGATGTTGTAGCCGTGGGCAATGGCGCGGAGCTCGGCGGAATCGGAGGAGAACAGGACGCGCGCGAGGCGGCTGGAGGCGAGGGCGGCGTCAAAGGTCCATTCGACGCAGGCGCGGCCACAGATCGGTCGAAGGTTTTTTGCGGGGAGGCCTTTGCTTCCACCGCGTGCGAGGATGATTGCGGTTGGTTTCATGGGTGAATCAGGCTGCGGCGAGGGCGGAGTCGTCGCGTGTGGTTTTCTGGTGCAGGCGTTGCCAGAGTGATGCGATGGTTTGTGAGTGGTTTGTGTGGTTGTCGAGGCCGACGATGGAGCCATCGGATCGAATGGTGATGGTGGTGCGCGAGATGCGATCGCGGGCAGCTTGTGGCTGCGGGAGAGGCGCGATGCGTCCGTTGGAGTCGATGGTTGGCATGGGGTCAATGACGGCACATCCGCACGCGCGGAGCCACCCGTCGTAGAAGATTTCGATTTGTTCGTAGACCGCGTCGCATCGTGTGATGCGTGGCAAGATCCATGGCGAGGGCAAGGAAGATGGAGCGCGGCTGTTTCGTGTCTGGAGGAGCGTTTCGACGCGTTCCTTGACGCGCTCATAGTCGCCCATGCCGGTGAGAAACTGGTATGTTGGTGCGTTGGTCGCGAGCACGTCGATGCTGACGACGTCGCACTGGAGATCGAGGACTTGATCCCAGGTGTCACTGGCGAGTGCGGTGCGGAGGTGGGTCGCGAGACCTCGCTTGTGTGCGGCGGCGGTTATTTCGGCGAGCGATGGGTGGTCGAGCGGGTCGCCCGAGCCGTGAAGGGTCAGGGTGGAGGCCGGGGGCAGTTGCTCGATGATGCGCTGAGCGTGTTCGAGTGCGATGGGCTGGCGTGGTGCAAAGCCGAACGAGCGTGCGAGGCTCGCTGCCCATGGGCCTTGCATGGCGCGGCGAGCGACAAGTTCGAGCGTGATGTGTCGCGGGAGGGCGGGCATTGCGCGGCGAGAGAGAATCGCGTGCGAGAGATCGGCGGCACTTGCGCGCATGGGATCGAGGTCTGTGAAGGCGCGAGAAAGAAGTGCAGCGTCACCCGGAGAGTCAGGGATGCAGCGCTCCTGAAGGTCGCGAACGACGGAAGGAATGTTGATGCAGACGGAGCGTGCGATTGGGTCGGCTTGCGGCGCGAAGGGCACGTAGCCGAGCATGGCACCGATGGTGGCCAGGCACCCGGCGCGGTGTTCGTTGTCGGCGAGGTTGCGCAACGTCGCGCGATCGATAAGCAAGCCGCAAAGCCCGGGTGGAGCCTGTGAAAAGGTAATGCGGTGCCCGTCGGGGTGCTCGGTGTGTCGCTCGATGAGGGCGTCGGTGAGGGCGGGGTCGATAGCGCACCAATCGGGGCCGATGATAATGGCGGCGTCGAGGTTGCGTGATTCGACGATATCGGCACATGAAGCGGGTTCGAGTGCTTCGTCGAAAACGGCAAGGTTGGCGATGCCGCCGCGCCATGTAGTGGGGGTGAATCGGCGTGCGGGTCCGATGGCGTTGATGCGGGCGCGGAAGCGTGGCAGATCGAGGGGGCCGACGACGACGCGCGCGTGAAGTTCGCCCAGGATGCTGCGCAGGCGTGGCTCGTCGTTGGTGAGGCAGACGATTTCCTTGAGCCTTCTGCAGGTGAGCAACCGCGCGACGGTCATGGCGAGGGGAGAAAGGCCTGCGATGAGTGGCTCGTCGAGCCTGCGGGGCGTGCCGAGGCCGCCCTGCTCGAAGTCGATGTGGAGGATTGCGGCGACGCGGCGGCGGCGCGAGGGCGCGGTGTTCATGCCAGGCAGGGCGATGAGGTCGCGCGTGCGCTTGGTGCCGCCAGCGATGGCGACGGCCGATTCTTCGAGCAGGGCGCAGAG
Protein-coding sequences here:
- the neuC gene encoding UDP-N-acetylglucosamine 2-epimerase (hydrolyzing): MSSAAPATRRVVIVTGSRADFGLLVPVIHAIEQHPALDRLVIAAGSHLIAPALTFRDVKALFPVADSIPMQVAGATGRFADVAAVGKGISRFARSFESLAPDWVVVLGDRIEAFAAAAAASIAGIALAHIHGGDRAEGVADEAMRHSISKLAHLHLAATESSAQRLIRMGEKPQHVLTVGSPAIDGLEAIEPLDDAHWLQLGNPTAVLIFHPIGRSNDAEAAAMRSILQSLADERLLVLHPNHDPGRDGIMHAIREDTHPATFAEHISRPHFLAMLKRLAASGALLVGNSSAGLIEAAALRCPVVNIGHRQAGRERPANVIDVPDEHAPTIRAALARARALPRADLSHPFGDGHAAERIAAALADFDPKAPAFLRKHNTY
- a CDS encoding N-acetylneuraminate synthase family protein, translating into MNIAGRRIALDLEPYIIAEIGVNHDGSIDKAIALVEAAANTGADAVKLQFFSADLLMSRGAPLAQYQTHARERDAFAMLRRLELPIEAMSRIVAHAHAHSLHAIVTVFSTELVPTAATLPWDAFKTASPDIIHRPLLRALADLGRPLIVSTGAATAQEVARALIWLSAIQHRLAILHCMSAYPVAPEHASLGAIAALGSMFDGPVGYSDHTTLVETGALAVATGATILEKHLTLDRHALGPDHAASLEPAPFAQYVAQARRAHAMLGPVSKQVLPCERDVRAVSRQSIVAARTIPAGRPITRDDLTFKRPGGGLEPWMLEQILGHALTISLNPGSLIELAHLIESPQRSAG
- a CDS encoding acylneuraminate cytidylyltransferase family protein, giving the protein MKPTAIILARGGSKGLPAKNLRPICGRACVEWTFDAALASSRLARVLFSSDSAELRAIAHGYNIETHTRSAAQASDTATIDAATREALASDPLAGPIVILYGNVPIRPPNLIDDALALLERTGCDSVQSVAPVGRHHPWWMSRIDDHQRLTPWQGDTLNNNVFRRQDLPPAYMPDGGIIALRRDALELRILDVMPGPHAFLGRDRRAIINPPNSVIDIDTEIDLQLASVILEAARRSVA